GCAACGTCTCCGACGACGTCCGCCGCGACGCCCCGGCCCGCTACCTGACCCTCATCCTCGACGGGCTGCAGGCGAAGCCGGGGACACCGCTGCCCGGGCGACCGGTGGGGCCCGAGGACATCGCGCTGGCGAAGGACTACACCGAGGGCTGACCGCGCCGGCCCGGCACCAGCGCGCGCAGCACGTGGTAGCCGACCAGCGTCACCAGGGTGCCCAGGGCGATGCCGTTGAGGCTGAACTGCGGGGTGATCTCCAGCGAGACGCCCCCGATGCCCATCACCAGGCCGGCGGCCAGCGGCAGCAGGTTGACCGGGTCGCCGAAGTCCACCCGGTTCTCCACCCAGATCTTCGCGCCGAGCAGGCCGATCATGCCGTAGAGCACGACGGTGATGCCGCCGAGCACACCGCCCGGGGTCGCCGCGATCACCGCGCCGAACTTGGGGCACAGCCCGAACAGGACCGCCACCACCGCGGCGACCCAGTAGGCCGCGGTGGAGTACACGCGGGTGGCCGCCATGACGCCGATGTTCTCCGCGTAGGTGGTGGTGGGCGGGCCGCCCACCGCGGTGGACAGCGTGCTGGCGAAGCCGTCGGCGAAGATCGCGCGGCCCATGTGGGAGTCCAGCCGCGTGCCGGTCATCTCCTCGACCGCCTTGACGTGCCCGGCGTTCTCGGCGATCAGCGCGATCACCACCGGCAGCACCACGACCACCGCGGAGAGCTCGAAGGACGGCGCGTGCAACGCGGGCAGTCCGAACCAGGGCGCGTCGGCGACCGCGCTGAGGTCGACCCGCGGGTGCGTGCCGACCACCCCGTTGGCGTCCGGCGCGGTGATCGGGCCGAAGCCCAGGTCGAACAGCCAGGACAGGCCGTAGCCGACGACCAGGCCGAGGAACACCGCGATGCGCGACCAGAACCCGCGCAGCAGCGCGCTGCACCCGAGCACCACGAGCATGGTGATGAGCGCGATCCACTGGTCCTGCGGCCAGTAGGTGGAGGCCACCACCGGAGCGAGGTTGAACCCGATCAGCATCACCACGGCCCCGGAGACCGCGGGCGGCAGGACCCGGTGCACCACCTGTGCGCCGACGACGTGGATGAGCAGGCCGACGGCGGAGAGCACCAGGGCGCACACCAGCAGCGCGCCGGTCACCGTCGAGGTGTCCCCTCCCCCGGCGCGGACCACCGCCACCACGCCCACGAACGAGGCGCTGCTGCCGAGGTAGCTGGGGATCTTGCCCTGCACGATGAGCAGGAACAGGATCGTCGCGACCCCGGAGACCATGATCGCCAGGTTGGGGTCGAGCCCCATCAGCACCGGGAAGACGAACGTCGCCCCGAACATCGCGACCACGTGCTGCGCGCCGAGGCCGACGGTGCGCCCCCAGGACAGGCGTTCGTCCGGGGCGACCGCCTCCCCGGGCCGCGGGGTGCTGCCGTCACCGTGCACCCGCCAGCCGATGCCGAGCCTGGCGCCGAGTCCCTGCCGCATGGCGTGCCTTCCTGCTCCGCCCGCCGCGCGGGCCGGTGTCGTGTCGCGCGGAACTCTACAAAGCAGGGGCGGTGTGACCGGCGCCGCAACGCGATCGTCACCCGGTGTTCACCGGTGGTCGCGGACCGCAGCGCGGCCTCAGCGCAAGGCCGGGACGATCCGCTCGCCGTAGGCGTCCACAGTGGCGTCGATGGCGTCGTGCATGGCGTAGATCGCGAACTGGTCGACTCCCGCCTCGCGGAGCTCGTGCAGCTTGGCCACGTGCTGCTCGGGCGGCCCGAGCAGGCAGAACCGGTCCACGATCTCGTCGGGCACGAAGTCCGTGCTGCGGTTGCCTGCCCGGCCGTGGTGGGAGTAGTCGTAGCCCTGGCGGCCCTTGATGTAGTCGGTGAGCGCGGAGGGCACCGCTTCCGCGGAGTCGCCGTAGCGGGCGACCAGGTCGGCGACGTGGTTGCCGACCATGCCGCCGAACCAGCGGCACTGCTCGCGGGCGTGCGCGAGGTCGTCGCCGACGTAAGCCGGGGCGGCCACGCACACGGTGATCGACTCCGGGTCGCGGCCGGCGTCGCGGGCGGCCTGGCGCACGTGGTCGACCATCCAGCGCGTCAGGTACGGGTCGGCGAGCTGCAGGATGAACCCGTCCGCCTGGCGCCCCACCAGCTCCAGCGCCTTCGGGCCGTAGGCGCCCATCCAGACCGGCAGCTGCCCGTCGCGCACCCACGGCAGCCGCACCGCGGTGCCGTTCAGCTGCACCTCCCGCCCCTCGGCGAGGTCCTTGATGACCTGCATGGCGTGTTCCAGGTTGGCCAGCGTGGTCGGGTGCCCGCCGGTCACCCGCACCGCCGAGTCGCCGCGGCCGATGCCGCACACCGTGCGCGGCCCGAACATGTCGTTGAGCGTGGCGAAGGCGGAGGCGGTGACGGTCCAGTCCCGGGTGACCGGGTTGGTCACCATGGTGCCGACCCGCAGCCGCTCCGTGGCGGACAGGACCTGGCTGTGGATGACGAACGGTTCCTGCCACAGCACGCAGGAGTCGAACGTCCAGCCGTGGCTGAAGCCCAGCTCCTCGGCGCGACGCATCCGCTCCACCACCGACCAGGCCGGGGGATCGGTCTGCAGGACGAGCCCGAAGTCCATCGTGGACCCCTTTCGACGAGATCAGGTCGGGTTGCTCCGTCGCCGGTCAGGTCAGGTACTGGCAGGTGTCGCGACGCAGGAAGCGGCCGTGGCCGGCGCGCCCCAGGTAGGCGCCGTCGTCGACGATCACCTGGCCGCGGGACAGCACGGTGCGCACCGCGCCGGTGACCGTCCGGCCCTCGTAGGCGTTGTAGTCGACGTTCATGTGGTGGGTCTGCGCGGAGAGGACGTGCTCCCGGTGCGGGTCGTAGACCACGATGTCGGCGTCCGAGCCGGGCGCGATGGTGCCCTTGCGCGGGTGCAGGCCGAACATCCGCGCCGGGGTGGTGCAGGCCAGCTCGACCCACCGGCGGCGGCTGATGTGCCCGTCGACGACCGCCTGGTGCAGCAGGTCGACCCGGTTCTCCACGCCCGGGATCCCGTTGGGGATCTTGGAGAAGTCCCCGAGCCCCAGCTCCTTCTGGTCCTTGAAGCAGAACGGGCAGTGGTCGGTGGAGACCACCGACAGGTCGTTGGTGCGCAGCGCCCGCCACAGGTGGGCCTGGTGCGCGACGGGGCGCAGCGGGGTCGAGCAGACGTACTTGGCGCCCTCGAACTCCGGCCGGGCCAGGTCGTCGGCGCTGAGGAACAGGTACTGCGGGCAGGTCTCGCCGAAGACGGCGAGCCCGTCGTCGCGGGCCCGGGCGAGTTCGGCGACCGCTTCGCCGGCCGACACGTGCACCACGTACAGCGGCGCCCCGGCCACCCGGGCGAGCTGGATCGCCCGGTGGGTCGCCTCCGCCTCCAGCAGCGGGTGCCGCACCTGCCCGTGGTAGCGGGGGTCGGTGCGGCCCGCGGCCAGGGCCTGCTGCACCAGCACGTCGATGGCGATGCCGTTCTCGGCGTGCACCATCGTCAGCGCGCCGTTGTCCGCGGCCTGCTGCATGGCGCGCAGGATCTGCCCGTCGTCGCTGTAGAACACGCCGGGGTAGGCCATGAACATCTTGAAGCTGGTGATCCCCTCGGCGACCAGGGCGTCCACCTCCTTGAGCGCGTCGTCACCGACGTCGGAGAGGATCATGTGGAAGCCGTAGTCGACGGCGCACCGCCCGTCCGCCTCGGCGTGCCAGGCGTCCAGGCCCTCGCGCAGCGAGCCGCCCACCGGCTGGATCGCGAAGTCCACGATCGTGGTGGTGCCGCCCCACGCCGCCGCCCGGGTCCCGGTCTCGAAGGTGTCCGAGGCGTAGGTGCCGCCGAAGGGCATCTGCATGTGGGTGTGCCCGTCCACGGCGCCGGGGATGACGTAGTGGCCCGCGGCGTCGACGACGGTGTCGGCGCCGTCCACCCACTGCTCGGCGACCTCCGGCGCGGCGATCGCGGCGACCTGCTCGCCCTCGACGAGGACGTCCGCGCGGACCTCCTCGGTCGCGGTGATCACCAGGCCACCGCGGATGACCGTGCGGCTCATCGTGTCCCCACCTCCTCCAGTGCCGACAACAGGATCCGAGCGCCGTCGCGCGCCTCCTCCTCGGTGAGGCTCAGCGGGGGCGCGATGCGCAGCACGTTGCCGTCCAGCCCGCCCTTGCCGACGAGCAGACCGGCCGACTTGGTCGCCTCGAGCACCGCGGTGGCCAGCTCCGGGGCCGGGGACCCGTCGGGGCGCACCAGCTCGACGCCGAGCATCAGGCCCTTCCCGCGCACCTCCGCGACCGCGGGGACCCGGCCGACCGCGGCGTCGAGCTGCCCGCGCAGGACCGCGCCAACGCGCGCGGCGTTGCCCTGCAGGTCGTGCGCGACGAGGTGGTCGAGGTTGGCCAGCGCCCCGGCCGCGGTGATCGGGCTGCCGCCGAAGGTGGAGATCGAGTTGGCGCCGAGGCAGTTCATCACCTCGGCGCGGGCGATGACCCCACCGATGGACAGCCCGTTGCCGATGCCCTTGGCGAAGGTGACGACGTCCGGCGCACCGCAGGCGTCGTGCGCCTGCCAGCCCCAGAAGTGCTCGCCGGTGCGGCCCCACCCGGTCTGCACCTCGTCGCTGATCCAGAGGATGCCGCTGCGGTCGAGCACCTCCTTGAACCGCGCGAACAGCCCGTCGGGCGGCAGCGTGAACCCGCCGACGCCCTGGACCGGCTCGGCGATCAGGCACGCCACGGTGCCGTGCAGCTGGCCGAGCACGTCCTCCAGGTCGGCGACGCAGGCCTCGGTGAAGTCCTCGTCGGACAGGTCGGCCAGCGGGGTCCCGCGCCGCCGGCTGCCGTGCACGTAGGAGGTCTGCACCGGCGACAGGCTCGTCGGCGACCAGCCGCGGTTGCCGGTCACGGCCAGCGCCGAGAAGGAGCGACCGTGGTAGCTGTTGCGCAGCGCCAGCACCTGGTTGGAGCCGCGGTAGGTGGTGGCCAGCAGCAGCGCGGCGTCGTTGGCCTCGGTCCCGCTGGTCGTGAAGAACACCCGCGGGTCGTCGATGCCGGACAGCTCCGCGACGCGCTCGGCCAGCTCGACCATCGGGCGGTTGAGGTAGAGCGTCGAGGTGTGCAGGACCTTGCCGGCCTGCTCGCGGACCGCGGCGGTGACCTCCGGGAGGGCGTGCGCGGTCATCGTGGTGAGGATGCCGCCGAAGAAGTCCAGGTACCGGTTCCCCTCGGCGTCCCAGACGTACCGCCCCTCGCCGCGTTCGACGTCGATGGGCTCGTCGTAGTACAGCGCCAGCCACTCCGGCAGCACCGCGCGGTGCCGCTTGGCCAGCTCGGCGTGCGTGCTCGTCATCGTCTCCCCAATCGGCGGTGCTGACGGCGCACCGCGGTGCGGGTCTCCGTGCGCCGCTGCGCCGAGCTCGGCGGGCCCGGCCGGCGGTCAGGTGGTCATCGCGAGCGACTCCTCGCTCCCGCCGCGTGTCCCGGTGCTCACGGGGCGGTCAGCGGCTGGTAGGCGTCGGGGCGCCGGTCGCGGTAGAAGGCCCACTTCTGGCGGACCTCCTCGATCAGGTCGAAGTCCAGGTCGCGCACCACCAGCTCCTCGTCGGTGTCGCTGGCCGGGTCGCCGACGAACTGGCCGTAGGGGTCGACGAAGTAGCTGGTGCCGTAGAAGTCGTTGTCGCCGTACTCCTCCACGCCGACGCGGTTGATCGCCGCGATGAAGTACTCGTTGGCCACCGCCGCGGCGGGCTGCTCGAGCTTCCACAGGTAGGACGACAGCCCGCGGCTGGTCGCCGACGGGTTGTACACCAGCTGCGCCCCGGCCAGGCCGAGCGCCCGCCAGCCCTCCGGGAAGTGCCGGTCGTAGCAGATGTAGACGCCGATCCGGCCGACGGCGGTGTCGAACACCGGCCAGCCGAGGTTGCCGGGGCGGAAGTAGTACTTCTCCCAGAACCCCGGCAGGTGCGGCAGGTGGTGCTTGCGGTACTTGCCGAGGTAGGTGCCGTCGGCGTCGATCACCGCGGCGGTGTTGTAGTAGAAGCCCGGGCCGTCGACCTCGTAGAGCGGCACCACCAGCACCATGCCGGTCTCCCGCGCCAGCGCGCACATCCGCTGCACGGTGGGCCCGTCCGGGACCGGCTCGGCCCAGCGGTGGTGCTCGGCTTCCTGCACCTGGCAGAAGTACGGGGCGTTGAACACCTCCTGGAAGCCGATGACCTGCGCGCCCTGCGCGGCGGCGGCGCGGACGTGGGCCTCGTGCTGGTCGACCATCGACGCGGTGTCCCCGGTCCACTTCGCCTGGACCAGCGCGGCTCGAACGGTGTTGGACATGGTTGCGCTGCACCTCCGGTCGGTGGAGCAGGACGAGCCGATCGGCCCGCTCACCGACGGTATGGCCACCCATCGCCACGCGCAATGATCAACCGGTTACGCATTGTTCCCATTCAGCCGGGCGCCGACCGCGCCACGCCCCGGGCGTGGGCCGATGCCGCGGGTGCCCCGGTGCCCCGCCGCTCGAATTCCTACGAACAGGCGAAGCACCGGTGCGTCGTGCCGACGGCGGTCCACAGAGGTCGCACCGGGGACGGGTGAGCGCGGTCAGTCGGTGGAGAGCAGGTCCGCGGCGCGGCCTTCGAGCGCCCGGGCCATCTCGGTGGCGCGCGGGAACATGCTCCGCTCGTAGCAGCGGACCGCGTCGGCGACGGTGGGGGCGGTCGCGAGCGCGAGGGCGAGCTCGCCGGCGTCGAGCATGGCGAGGTTGACGCCGACGCCGAGCGGCGGCATCAGGTGGGCGGCGTCGCCGAGCAGCGTCACCGTCGGGTCGTGCGGCCAGGTGTGCGGGACGGGGAGCGCGAAGATCGGGCGGTCGACGTAGGCGCCGTCGTTGTCGGTGATCATCCGGAGCAGGCGCGGTGACCAGTGGCCGTACTCCTCCAGCAGCAGGGCGCGGATGCCGTCGGTGTCGTCCGCGCGCAGACCGCTGCGGCTCAGCCAGTCGACCGGGACCCGCCGGACGAGGTGGACGCGGAGGCGGCCCCCGCTGCCCCGCTGGGCGAACAGGGCGCGCTCGCCGTCGGCGGCGTGCGCGCTGCCCTGGCCGACGAGCGCGGCGATCTCGGGGTGCCGCTCGTCGACGTCGGAGAACCACGCCTCCAGAAGACTGATGCCGGTGTGCTCCGGGACGGCGCGGGACACTGCCGCGCGCACCCGGGAGAAGGCGCCGTCGGCGCCGATGACCAGGTCGGCCTCGGTGGTCGTGCCGTCGGCGAAGCGCAGCCGCCGCGGGCCGCCGGCGGGCCCGCTGATCGTGTCGAGCGCGTGTCCCCAGCGCACGGTGCCCGGCTGCAGGGAGTCCAGCAGCAGGTCGCGCAGCTGTCCGCGGTCGATCTCCGGCCGGAACAGCTCGTCGGGCTCGGGCAGGTGGTGGTCGGTGATGCGGCCGGTCACGTCCATCCGGCGCATCTCCTGCCCTTCCGGGCGGGCCAGGGCCAGGAACTCGTCGAGCAGACCGGCGGCCTTGAGGGCGACCTGCCCGCTGTCGGCGTGCAGGTCGAGGCTGCCGCCCTGGTCGCGCGCCTCCGGCCCGAGGTCGCGGTCGTGGACCGTGACCGCCAGGCCGTGCTGCTGGAGGACCCGCGCGCAGGTCAGCCCGGCGGGCCCGGCCCCGATGACGCTGATCCTGGCGCGGGTGGCTTCCGGAGGGTTCATCGCGGTGACCTTCCCATCGGTGAGAGCCCGGGCGGGCGCCCGAGCGAACGCGGAACGAGTATAAAAGTGAAACGAGTCAACTTTTCAACCGAGTTCACCGATGGTTACGATCGGCGCATGACCGAGCCCCCCGTCGGCCGCCGCGAGCGCAAGAAGGCGGCCACCCGGCGAGCGATCGCCGACGCCGCGCTGCGCCTGTTCCTGGAGCGCGGGTTCGAGCAGGTGAGCATCCGCGAGATCGCCGACGCGGCCGACGTGTCGACCACGACGGTGTTCAAGCACTTCCCGTGCAAGGAAGCGCTCGTCTTCGACCAGGACGAGGAACGGGAGGCGGCCCTGGTCGCCGCGGTGCGGCAGCGGCCCGCCGGGCAGAGCATCCCCGAGGCCCTCCGCCGGCACGTCCTCGACGCCTGGCTGCCGTTCGTCGAGCACCCGCAGCAGGCCGAGTTCACCGAGCTCGTGCACTCCACGCCGGCGCTGCGCGCCTACGCCGACCAGATGTGGACCCGGCACACCGACAGCCTCAGCGCCGCCATCGCCGCCGAGTGCGGCGTCGCGCACGACGACCTCGCGTGCGTCGCCCTGGCCCGGTTCGCGCTCCAGGTCCCCACGCTCGCCCACGGGCAGCGGGACCGCCGCGCCGCGGTCGAGACCCTCTTCGACCTGCTCGTCCACGGCTGGACTCCCCCGAGCCCCGCGAACGACTAGCACCGCGGGGCGGCCCGCGAGCGTGCCGGGCGCTCGCGGGCCGACCGGGGTGTCACAGCGGCGGTTCCAGGTGCGCCCAGGGGCGTTCGGCCTCCAGCTGGGCTGCCAGGGACAGCAGCGTCGGTTCGGCGCCGAGGCCGCCGACGAACTGCACGCCCAGCGGGAGCCCGTCCGGCGTCCGGTAGGTCGGCACGCTCATGGCCGGACGACCGGTGACGTTCGCCAGCTGGGTGAACGGCACCTTCTCCAGGTTCTTCAGCACCAGGTCGTTGACCGGCCGGGTGCGCGCCACCTTGCCCGCCAGCCCGACCGCGAGCAGCAGCTGCACCGCCTTCTGCAGGGCCGGGGGTGTGTCGAGCTCCCCGATCCGGCCCGGCGGGTGCGCCAGCGCCGGCGTCAGGAGGAGGTCGTAGCGGCTGTGGAAGTCGGCGAGCGCGCGGTTGTGGTCGTTCCAGCGGTCGAGCACCGCGACGTACTCGACGGCCTTCGTCTCCCGGCCCGCGGCCGCGAGCAACCGGGTGTCGAGCTCGAAGTCGTCCGGAGCCGCACCGAAGGCCCGCCGCGCGTCCTCCACCGCTCGGGCCAGCTGGACGAACCACACGGTGAGGAAGTCGCGGGACAGCTGGCGGCCGTCGATGTCCGGCTCGGCCTCCTCGACGTCGTGGCCCAGCCCGGCGAGCAGGGCGGCCGCGTCCTTGACCGCCGACACCGCGTGCGGGCTCACCGCGGATCCCAGTGGTGAGCGGCAGGTGAACCCGATCCGCAGCCTCCCCGGCTCACGGCGGGCGTGCTCGGCGTAGGGCAGCTCCGGGCGGGCCGCCAGGTAGGGCCCACCCGGGTCCGGGCGGGCGGTGAGCACGTCCAGCATCACGGCCGAGTCCCGCACCGTCCGGGAGATCACCCCGTCGGTGGCGCCGCCGTGCATCTGCTCGGCGCGGTCCGGCCCCGCAGGCACCAGACCGCGTCCCGGCTTCAGTCCGAACAGGCCGCAGCACGCCGCCGGGATGCGGATCGACCCGCCGCCGTCGCTGGCCCCGGCCACCGGCACGATCCCGGCGGCGACCGCGGCGGCGGAACCGCCGGACGAACCGCCGGGCGTGCGGTCGGTGTCCCACGGGTTGCGGGACGGGCCGTGGGCCACCGGTTCGGTGATCCCCTTGGCACCGAACTCCGGCGTGTTGGTCCGGCCGAAGATCACCAGCCCGGCGTCGAGCCACCGCTCGACGCTGGCGCTGTGCCGGGTCGCCACGGCTGTGCGCGTGGACCGGGACCCGCTGCCGGTGCGCACCCCGGCGTAGTCCTGGTGCAGGTCCTTGACCAGGAACGGCACGCCGGCCAGTGCCCCGGTCAGCGGCTGCGCCGCCCGCTCGCGCGCGATCCCGACCATCGGCCGCACGATCGCGTTGATCCGGTCGTTGACCTGCTCCGCCCGTTCGATCGCCGTCTCGAGCAGCTCCGGCGGCGCGACCTCACCGGTGCGCACGAGCTCGGCCAGGCCCACGGCGTCATGACGCCGGTACTCCGCGTAGTCCATTCGAACACGTTGGCACGCCGACGATGTCCGGGTGAACCCCTCAACTGCCCAGACCGACGCCGTGCCGGTCGAGGAAGGACAGCCAGCGGCCGCGGCGGCCGGCGTTCTGGTCGGCCCGGGCCAGTGCGCGGCGGGTCAGCTGGACCAGCGGCCAGCGCAGCGGCTCCGGTGGGAAGGGCAGCGGCGGACGGCGCACCAGCTCCAGGCGGGTCCGCTCGGTGTCCTCGCCCCACAGCAGGTCCAGCGCGGTGCGGGCGCCGAACCGGGACGCGGCGACGCCCAGACCGGTGTAGCCGACCGCGTAGGCGATGCGGCCGGTGCGGCCGATCAGCGGGGTGAACCGGGTCGTGGAGTCGATCGGGCCGCCCCAGCGGTGGGTGAACCGCACGCCCTCCAGCTGCGGGAAGGTGCGGAAGAAGCCGCGCGCCAGCTGGCGGTGCGACGCGTCGTGGCGGGCCAGCTCCGGGTCGGTGCGCCCGCCGAAGTAGTACACCGGCTCGTAGCCGCCCCACAGGACCCGGCCGTCCGGGGTCGGGCGGTAGTAGTGGAAGCGGTTGGCGCTGTCGGTGATGCCCTGGCGGTCCCGCCAGCCCAGCTCCGCCCACTGCCGGTCGGACAGCGGTTCGGTCACCAGCACGTAGTCCCAGACCGGCAGCACGCGGCGGCGGACGGTGCGCAGCGGGGCGCGGAACGCGTTGGTGCCCAGCAGGACCTCGCCGGCGCGCACCCGTGCGCGGGGCGTGCGCACCAGGACCTGCCCGCCGCGCTCGCGCAGTCCGCGCACCGGGCTGGCCTCGTGGACCCGCACGCCCAGGCGCTCCGCCGCGTCGGCCAGGCCCCAGGTCAACCGGGCGGGGTCGACCAGGCCCCCGGCGTCGGGCAACCGCAGTCCCGCCCGGTAGGTCGGCGATCCCACGTCCGCACGGATGCCCCCGGCGCCCAGGAAGCGGGCCGCCATCCCGTGCTCCCGGTGCAGCTCGGCCTCGTCGCTGAGCTCGGCGACCTCGTGCGGCTCGGTGGCCACGGCGGTCCTGCCGCACCACCGCAGGTCCGCGTCGATGCCGTGCTCCCGGACGAACTCGTCGATCTCGCGCAGGTTCTGCCGCCCGAGCTCGACCAGCCGCGGGAGCTCGGCGGGCCAGTGCAGCGCGCCGTGCACCAGGCCGTGCGTCAGGGACTCGGAGAGGAACCCGCCGTTGCGGCCGCTCCCGCCGTGCCCGAGGCGGTGCGCTTCGAGCAGCAGCACGTCGAGCTCGGGCCGCCGCCGCTTGGCCTCGACCGCCGCCCACAGCCCGGTGAACCCGCCGCCGACCACCACCAGGTCCGCCTCGTGCACCCCGGTCAGGGGGGCACGCGGTTCCGGCCGGTCGGCGCGGTCGGTCCAGAACACGGTCACCGCGGCGTCGGCCAACGCGACGTCGAGCTGCGCTGCGTCCATCCAGCGCTATCCCCACCAGGGGCGGTAGCCGGCACCGTGCTTGGCGACCCGTTGGACGTCCCGGCGGATCTCGCGGGTCTCGCGCGCCACGCCCGGCGGGAACCCGTGCTTGATCGCGCGGTGCTCGGCCGTCTCCCCCATGTAGCAGATCGAGTAGAACAAGCCCACCAGCAGCCCGAGCAGGATCGCGCTCAGCCGGACCTCCAGCGGGCCGGGCAGCAGCACCAGCAAGCAGAACGGCGCCAGCTGGGTCAGCGCGCGCAGGACGTGCCGCAGCACCCAGGTGCGGCAGGTGACGTCGTGCAGCACCCACTCGGCGCAGCGGTCCGGGAGCTTGCCGCCGAAGGCGTACCAGACCCATTGCGCGAGATTGGGTCGGTCGGTCGCCATGGTCTCCAGGCTAGCCTCCGCGGGGTCGTACCGGATCCGCTCATCGGCCGGTGCTGCTTTCGCAGTCGGATCCTAGGACGCCCCTCCGCGCCGACCGGCGACCGGTTCGCGCCCGTCGCGTCACACCGTGGCGACCGCTCGGTAACGGAACCGGCGGTGCGCCGATGTTCCTGGCAGAAGGGGTGAGTGCAGTGTTCGTGGTTGTCGTGGCGATGTTGTTGGTCGTGATCTTGGGTGCGGTGATGTTCACCGACGTGCTCGACGGGAAGGGTGCTGCGGACGACCGGTCGTTCAAGCACCTGGTGGCGGAGTTCATGCGAGGGGTCCGGACTCCCAGCCACCGCTGAACCGTCCGAAGTGGAGGAAGGCCCGGTCGCCGAGGCGGCCGGGCCTCCGTCGTCACAGGGGCCCCGCGGCGGTGAGGTCGGCGGCCAGCACCCGGGGGCCCACTGCGGGCAGTCCTCGGACCGGGCCACCGGCCGGCCGTGGAGCCGGCCGATCGGGGAGGCCGCGGCGGACGGTGCCGCCGAGCAGGTCCACGCGCTCCTCTGCGGCTCGGTGGCATCGGCCCGGAGACCGCCGTCCGAGCCCCTGACCAGTGACGATCTTGCCCCGGGACTGGAACCGGCGATCACCGGTCGCGTAGGGTGCAGCCGACCCGCTTCATCCATTCGAGTGAGGACGAGCGGACGATCGGACCGACCAGGTGAGGTGACAACCAGTGGGCAGTTCGTCGTTGCCTCGGACCCGCGGCCGGCACCGGCTCGTGCGGCCCCAGAGGTGGCGCCGTGTGACTCCCCCGCGCCTGCTCGGCTACGCCGTCGCGGTGTTCGTCACCGCGGTCGCGGTGGGCAGCGCGCACCACGGCACGGCGACGGATCCGGTCGCGAGCCCGCAGGGCCCCGCCCCGGCACCGGCCGCCCGGCTCCTGCCGCCGCAGGTGGCCCCGACCGTGCCGGACCTCTCCGAATCCGTCGCCGTCGTCGCACCGCCGCCCGCCCCGGAGACCACGGCCGCGCCTGCGGCCGCCGCCGAGCCGGAGCCGGTGCGCGCGACCGGGACCGCCGAGGCCGCGGCGCAGCCGACGGCCCCGCGCGCGGTGACCACGCCCCCGTCCGAGCCCGCCGAACAGCCGACGGAGTCGGTGCCCCCGGCGCAGGAACCGCCGACGGAGACGCAGCCGCCGACGGAGACGCAGCCGCCGACGGAGTCCGCGCCGCCCTCGGAAACCCCGCCGCCGTCGGAAATGCCGCCGCCGTCGGGAACGCGGCCCCCGTCGGAGACGGAGCCGCCCGAGGAGACCCCGCCGCCGTCGGAGCCGCCGACCGGGCCGGAGCGCCCGCGGCTGCTGCCGCCCCTCGGTGACGTCATCGAGGGCATCACCGGACCGCTGCTCGGCCGCTAGCCGTCGCGATCCTCGGCACCCGGTGGGACAGTCGCTCCCGAGGGGGTTGCCGCCATGGACGTCATCGCGATCACCGGTGGGACCGGGCACCTGGGGCGCGACCTGGTGCGCCGGCTCACGCCCGCGCACCAGGTCCGGGTGCTCTCCCGCCGTCCGGGCACCGATCCCGCGGTGGAGTGGGTGCCGGGTGACCTGAGCACCGGCGAGGGCGTGGCCGAGCTCGTCGCCGGGGCGACCACCGTGGTGCACGCGGCCACCCACTCCCCCGCGGCGCAGCGCGGGTACCTGCACCCGAAGGACTTCTGGCGCAGCCCGCCCGACGTGGACGTCGACGGCACCAGCCGGCTGCTGGAGGACGCGACCGCGGCCGAGGTGCAGCACTTCCTCTACGTGTCCGTCGTGGGCGTGGACCGCCCCGCGCTGCCCTACCTGCAGCTCAAGCACACCGCCGAGGAGCTGGTGAGCGTCTCCGAACTGCCGTGGTCGGTGGTGCGCGCCACCCAGTTCCACTGGTTGCTGGACCGGATGTTCAGCCG
This region of Saccharopolyspora hordei genomic DNA includes:
- a CDS encoding TetR/AcrR family transcriptional regulator yields the protein MTEPPVGRRERKKAATRRAIADAALRLFLERGFEQVSIREIADAADVSTTTVFKHFPCKEALVFDQDEEREAALVAAVRQRPAGQSIPEALRRHVLDAWLPFVEHPQQAEFTELVHSTPALRAYADQMWTRHTDSLSAAIAAECGVAHDDLACVALARFALQVPTLAHGQRDRRAAVETLFDLLVHGWTPPSPAND
- a CDS encoding SDR family oxidoreductase, which codes for MDVIAITGGTGHLGRDLVRRLTPAHQVRVLSRRPGTDPAVEWVPGDLSTGEGVAELVAGATTVVHAATHSPAAQRGYLHPKDFWRSPPDVDVDGTSRLLEDATAAEVQHFLYVSVVGVDRPALPYLQLKHTAEELVSVSELPWSVVRATQFHWLLDRMFSRAARLPVLPLPGKLPTQPVDAGDFAEYLVECVDDGPGGRREDFGGPEVLTLGDAVRTWQEARHERQKVIDVPAPHKLRRVAEDLTCPSARRGRTTWADWLRSHPAE
- a CDS encoding DUF5313 family protein, giving the protein MATDRPNLAQWVWYAFGGKLPDRCAEWVLHDVTCRTWVLRHVLRALTQLAPFCLLVLLPGPLEVRLSAILLGLLVGLFYSICYMGETAEHRAIKHGFPPGVARETREIRRDVQRVAKHGAGYRPWWG
- a CDS encoding amidase, translated to MDYAEYRRHDAVGLAELVRTGEVAPPELLETAIERAEQVNDRINAIVRPMVGIARERAAQPLTGALAGVPFLVKDLHQDYAGVRTGSGSRSTRTAVATRHSASVERWLDAGLVIFGRTNTPEFGAKGITEPVAHGPSRNPWDTDRTPGGSSGGSAAAVAAGIVPVAGASDGGGSIRIPAACCGLFGLKPGRGLVPAGPDRAEQMHGGATDGVISRTVRDSAVMLDVLTARPDPGGPYLAARPELPYAEHARREPGRLRIGFTCRSPLGSAVSPHAVSAVKDAAALLAGLGHDVEEAEPDIDGRQLSRDFLTVWFVQLARAVEDARRAFGAAPDDFELDTRLLAAAGRETKAVEYVAVLDRWNDHNRALADFHSRYDLLLTPALAHPPGRIGELDTPPALQKAVQLLLAVGLAGKVARTRPVNDLVLKNLEKVPFTQLANVTGRPAMSVPTYRTPDGLPLGVQFVGGLGAEPTLLSLAAQLEAERPWAHLEPPL
- a CDS encoding FAD-dependent oxidoreductase — its product is MNPPEATRARISVIGAGPAGLTCARVLQQHGLAVTVHDRDLGPEARDQGGSLDLHADSGQVALKAAGLLDEFLALARPEGQEMRRMDVTGRITDHHLPEPDELFRPEIDRGQLRDLLLDSLQPGTVRWGHALDTISGPAGGPRRLRFADGTTTEADLVIGADGAFSRVRAAVSRAVPEHTGISLLEAWFSDVDERHPEIAALVGQGSAHAADGERALFAQRGSGGRLRVHLVRRVPVDWLSRSGLRADDTDGIRALLLEEYGHWSPRLLRMITDNDGAYVDRPIFALPVPHTWPHDPTVTLLGDAAHLMPPLGVGVNLAMLDAGELALALATAPTVADAVRCYERSMFPRATEMARALEGRAADLLSTD
- a CDS encoding NAD(P)/FAD-dependent oxidoreductase encodes the protein MDAAQLDVALADAAVTVFWTDRADRPEPRAPLTGVHEADLVVVGGGFTGLWAAVEAKRRRPELDVLLLEAHRLGHGGSGRNGGFLSESLTHGLVHGALHWPAELPRLVELGRQNLREIDEFVREHGIDADLRWCGRTAVATEPHEVAELSDEAELHREHGMAARFLGAGGIRADVGSPTYRAGLRLPDAGGLVDPARLTWGLADAAERLGVRVHEASPVRGLRERGGQVLVRTPRARVRAGEVLLGTNAFRAPLRTVRRRVLPVWDYVLVTEPLSDRQWAELGWRDRQGITDSANRFHYYRPTPDGRVLWGGYEPVYYFGGRTDPELARHDASHRQLARGFFRTFPQLEGVRFTHRWGGPIDSTTRFTPLIGRTGRIAYAVGYTGLGVAASRFGARTALDLLWGEDTERTRLELVRRPPLPFPPEPLRWPLVQLTRRALARADQNAGRRGRWLSFLDRHGVGLGS